GGACAACACCGGCACCTGGTAGAGGCCGCACCGAGGACACCCCATGACGCCATCCGTCACGAAACTTTCTGCTCTTGCCCGCCGTTGGGGCGCCATCAGCCTGGCAGCGTCGGCCTCGCTGCTGGCCGCCTGCTCCAGCACCCCGCCGGCATCGGCGCCCGAGGAGCCGGGCGGCAGTGCCAAACCGCTCGCCGGCGAGGTGATTGACCAGCGCTGGAACCTGCTGCTCATCGGCACCCACGAGCGGCTGGAGCTGCCCGAATCGGCGCATTTTCGCATCGCGCCGGACGGTCGCGTCAGCGGCAGTGACGGCTGCAACCGCTTTACCGGCGAGGCTGAGCTTGGCGACAATCAGCGCATCAGCATCGAAGAGCTTGCCACCACGCGCAAGGCCTGCCCGAGGCTTGAAGATGCCCGGCGCGTCACCGAGATGCTGGAAAACGCCTATCGCTATCTGATCGACCACGACCGGCTGGTGTTCTTTGGTCCAGACAGCGGGGTCATCGGCGGCTGGCGCAAGGCAAACTAGCCGTCAGCGAATCGGGCCAGGGTTCAAGCGGGCGATAAAGCGCCCGTCGATGCGGGCCTTCCAGCGCCATGCCCAGCGTCCGCCCGCCCCCAGCGGGCCGTAGGCGGCCACCGCGCGGCCGTCGCCGGTGCCGATCAGCGAAAGCACCCGCCGGGGCGGCCGCCAGTCTCTGAGCGGCTCGCCCCGGCACGCCCGACGCAGGTTGTCTGCCAGCACAGGTCCCGCGCGCACCGCATAGACGCCGGCCTTGGGCAGCGCGGTCGGGAATGCCGCGCCGTCCCCGGCGGCAAACACCCCGGGCGCGCCCCGCGCTTCAAGGTTTTTTTCCACCTCGATAAAGCCCCGCGCGTCGAGCGCCAGATCGCTTTCCTCGAGCCAGTCGTGACCCGCAGCACCGGTGGCCCAGAGCACGATATCGGCCGGCACCGGCGCACCCTGCTCCAACAATACGGTCTCTTCCCCAAGCCCGCTTGCGCGCACGCCCGGGCGTAGAGCTACCCCGGCGCGCTTCAGCGCGTGTACGAGCAGCGTTCTTGGCAGCCGGCCCGTGCCGAGCAAAAGCGTTTGGCCGGCGTTGATCAGGGTGGCGTCAAAGGTCACGTCCGGCCGCCGGGCACGCAGCGCGGCCAGCACGGCAAGCAGCGTTTCGCAGCCGGCCGCGCCGCCGCCCGCGCTCACCACCCGTTGCCGGCTTCCCGGTGCCAGAGCGTCAACGCGCGCGCAGAGCGCCTGCCAGCGCGTCGGGAGCCCGGCCAGCGGGCGCAGGGCGAGCAGGCAGGGGGGCGTCTTCGCCGTTTGGCGCGGCGGCTCAAGGGTGGCGCCGACGTTGATCGAGGCCAGGTCAAAGCCCAGCCATTCGCCGCTTTCAAGCGTGACTTCTCGCCCCGCGGCGCTGAAGGCCGTGGCTCGCCGCTGAATAAACCGCGCGCCGGCCCGGCGGCAGAGCGCGGCGACGTCAATTTGTGTCTCGCGCAGGGTGCACTCCCCGGCGAGCCAGGCGGGCACCCGGCCGGAATACGCCGCAAGCGCACTTTCGCTGATCACGCTCAGGCGAACGCCGGGCTCGGGGCGGCGGGCAAAGGCGTCGAGCACCAGGGCGTGGGCGTGGCCGCCGCCGATCAGTACCAGCTCTTTGTGTGCGGCCTCCGCGTTCATGCGCCGCGCCGCCAGCGGAAGTAGCGCTCGAGGAGCCGTAGCACCCGCTCGGGCTTGTGGGCGTTTTTCCATGCCCCGGCGGTGGCCTTGGCCGCCTCGCCAAGGGTGGGGTAGGGATGAACCGTGCCCAACAGCTTGTTCATGCCGAGCCCGTGCTTCATAGCCAGGCTGAACTCGCCCAGCCACTCGCCGGCGTTTTCGGCCACGATCGTCGCGCCCAGAATCCTGTCCCGGCCGGGTACGGTGAGCACCTTGACAAAGCCCGCCGTGGCGCCCTCGGCAATGGCGCGGTCGCTGTCCGCCATGGCGTAGCGGGTGAGCTCGTAGTCGATGTCCTGTTCCTTGGCCTCGCGCTCGTTGAGCCCCACTCTCGCTATCTCGGGCTGGGTGTAGACCACAGAGGGGATAAAGCGGTAGTCCACGTTGAAGCGCTTGACCTCGCCGAACAGGGCGTTGACCGCGGCGTGCCAGGCCTGGTGGGCGGCGGCGTGGGTCAGCTGGTAGGGGCCGGCGACGTCGCCGCAGGCCCAGACGTTGGGCAGCCGGGTCTGCAGCTGGCGGTTGAGTTCAAGCGTACCGTTATCCGTCGCGATGCCCAGCGCTTCGAGCCCCAGCCCCTCCACGTTGGCGCGGCGGCCCACGCACACCAGCAGGGTGTCGAATTCGACGCTTTGCTCGCCGCCGTCGGCGCGGCACAGGCGCAGCCGCTGGCCGCCGTCGTGGTCGATACGCTCGGCCCGGGTATTGGTCAGCACGGCCACGCCGTCCTGCTCGAGGGTCTTGGCCATGTGCTCGCTCACCTCGGCGTCTTCGCGACCCAACAGCTGCTCGCTGCCCTCGATCAGCGTCACTTGGCTGCCAAGCCGGGCGAAGCTCTGCCCCAGCTCGCAGCCGATGGCGCCGCCGCCGAGCACCGCCAGCCGCCCGGGCAGCTCTTCAAGCTGCCACAGGGTTTCCGAGGTCAGCACCCGGGCCTGGTCGATGCCGGGGAGCCCGGGTATTGCCGGGCGCGCGCCGGTGGCAATGACGATGTGCCGGGCGCTTAAGCGCCTGTCGCCGACGTCGACCTCCCAGGGCGTCACAAGCGTCGCTCTTGCGCTATGCACGTCCACGCCGAGCGCGGTATAGCGCTCGACGCTGTCGTGGGGAGCCACGCCCTTGATGGCACCATGCACGTGTTCCATGACCCGGGCAAAGTCGACCCTGGGCTTGCCGGCGTTGTGGCCGGCATGAATGCCAAAGCGCTCGGCGTGGCGCACTTCGTGGGCCGCCCGGGCGGCGCGGATCAGCGCCTTGGAGGGCACGCAGCCGGTGTTCAGGCAGTCGCCACCCATCTCGCCTGCTTCCACCAGCGCTACTTTGGCCTTCACCGCCCGGCCGATGTAGGCGCTCACCAGGCCCGCGGAGCCGGCGCCGATGACCAGGATGTCGTAGTCAAAGCGTTTGGGGCGCGCAAAGCCCCGGTAGGCCTTGCGCCGCTGGGCCAGGCGCATGAGCTTGCGTGCGACCCAGGGAAACACCGCCAGCAGGGCAAAGGAGAGCAAGAGCCCCGGGGATACCACGTCGCCCAGGCGCTGGATCTCGCCCAGCTGGCCGCCGGCGTTGACGAACACTGCCGTTCCCGGAAGCATGCCCGCCTGGCTGACCCAGTAGAACGTCCGCGCTCTGATCCGCGTGAGCCCCATTACCAGGTTGATGACAAAGAACGGAAATGCCGGCACCAGCCGCAGACTAAACAGGTAGAACGCGCCGTCCCTGTCTACCCCTCGGTTGATGGCGGCCAGGCGGCGGGGAAAGCGCCGCTCGATGGGGCGGCGCAGCAGGTAGCGCGAGATCAGAAACGCAAGCGTCGCCCCGATGGCGCTGGCAAAGGAGATCAGCACAAGCCCCACGGCCAGGCCGAACAGCGCCCCGCCCAGCAGGGTCATGATGGCTGCTCCGGGAAGCGACAGCGCGGTGATGATGACGTAGACGACGAAAAAGGCCCCGGCGATTTGCCAGGGGCGGCGGTCAAACGCCGCCTGGAAGTCGCTTTGGTAGGCCTTGAGCGTGTCCAGGCTGAACCATTCGTGGGCGCCGGTAGCAAAAAAGGCACCGATGGCGATCAGCAGCAGGGCGGCAAGCAGCAGGCGTTGTCGGTTCACGGGTCTCTCCGGCGGGTGAAAGGGTCGAGGGGCGAGCGCATTCAGGGTCGGGCCGAGCTTTCAACCCGAGCTTTGAGGCAGGCGGGCCTGCCCTGCTTTTTCAGCTGCCGGCTCAGCGCGATGGCTTCTCGTGGCGGCCGTTCGGGAAAGCCCCCGGCAGCGGCGAAGGCCGACCGGGTCATGAACAGGGCCTGGGCGCCGGCAGCGACGCCGGTGAGCCGCGAGCCGGCGTTGATCAGCGCGGCAATGACGCCAGGCTGGTGGGTCAGGGTAACGTCAAAGCGGCCCCAGCGGTGGGTCTCAAGCGCCCGCTGAATCTGCCTCGGGGCGTCTTCGGGCAGGCGGGTATCGGCGTGGAGAAACAGCAGGGTGTCAAAGCCGGCGGCGCTGGCGCCGAGGTTCATCTGCGCGCCGCGGCCGGGCGCGGCGGTCATCACGGTATCAGCCAGCGGCAGGGCCAGGGCGGCGCTGGCGTCCCGGCTTTCGCCGTCGACCACCACCAGCTCCGCGCCCCGGCGGCGCAGAGGCTGAAGGGCCTCAAGCGTTGCCGCAAGCGTCGTTGCTTCGTTGAGCACCGGGATGACGATGCTGAGGTGAGCCGGGTTGGGTGCAGCGGTGTCAGCCAAGCGTAGCCTCCTTTGTCACAGTCTGCGCCGTGCGCCCTGTCGCGCCCAGGCGGCCGGGCAGCACGGCGGCGAGGGTAAAGCCCACCAGCGGCAGGGCGGCCTGCACCAGCGCCCAGACGCTGATCAGCCTTCGGTTGCCGCCCGAGGCCAGCGCCACGGCCTCGGTGGTCACGGTCTCGACCCGCCCTGCGCCGAGAAGCCGGGTAGGCAGATACTGGCCGATGCTGATAGCAAGCCCCACGGCGAAGGCGGTGGCCAGCGGGGCGGCCAAAAGCGGCAGGCGCACCCGCCAGAAGGCGGCGTTGCGCGAGACGCCGAGCGTGCGGGCAATTTCCAGCCAGCGCGGGTCGAGCCGCCGGTAGGCCTCGGCCAGCGACAGGTAGACGTAGGGCAGCACAAACAACAGGTGCCCGGCAATCACCAGCCCGAGGTTGGGGCCGATGCCGACGCTTTCGGCGGCCACCACCAGGCCGAAGAGAAAGGCGATCTGCGGCACCAGCAGCGGCACGTACAGTAGCCACAGCGCTCGCCAGG
This DNA window, taken from Halomonas piscis, encodes the following:
- a CDS encoding FAD-dependent oxidoreductase, with the protein product MNRQRLLLAALLLIAIGAFFATGAHEWFSLDTLKAYQSDFQAAFDRRPWQIAGAFFVVYVIITALSLPGAAIMTLLGGALFGLAVGLVLISFASAIGATLAFLISRYLLRRPIERRFPRRLAAINRGVDRDGAFYLFSLRLVPAFPFFVINLVMGLTRIRARTFYWVSQAGMLPGTAVFVNAGGQLGEIQRLGDVVSPGLLLSFALLAVFPWVARKLMRLAQRRKAYRGFARPKRFDYDILVIGAGSAGLVSAYIGRAVKAKVALVEAGEMGGDCLNTGCVPSKALIRAARAAHEVRHAERFGIHAGHNAGKPRVDFARVMEHVHGAIKGVAPHDSVERYTALGVDVHSARATLVTPWEVDVGDRRLSARHIVIATGARPAIPGLPGIDQARVLTSETLWQLEELPGRLAVLGGGAIGCELGQSFARLGSQVTLIEGSEQLLGREDAEVSEHMAKTLEQDGVAVLTNTRAERIDHDGGQRLRLCRADGGEQSVEFDTLLVCVGRRANVEGLGLEALGIATDNGTLELNRQLQTRLPNVWACGDVAGPYQLTHAAAHQAWHAAVNALFGEVKRFNVDYRFIPSVVYTQPEIARVGLNEREAKEQDIDYELTRYAMADSDRAIAEGATAGFVKVLTVPGRDRILGATIVAENAGEWLGEFSLAMKHGLGMNKLLGTVHPYPTLGEAAKATAGAWKNAHKPERVLRLLERYFRWRRGA
- a CDS encoding FAD-dependent oxidoreductase — encoded protein: MNAEAAHKELVLIGGGHAHALVLDAFARRPEPGVRLSVISESALAAYSGRVPAWLAGECTLRETQIDVAALCRRAGARFIQRRATAFSAAGREVTLESGEWLGFDLASINVGATLEPPRQTAKTPPCLLALRPLAGLPTRWQALCARVDALAPGSRQRVVSAGGGAAGCETLLAVLAALRARRPDVTFDATLINAGQTLLLGTGRLPRTLLVHALKRAGVALRPGVRASGLGEETVLLEQGAPVPADIVLWATGAAGHDWLEESDLALDARGFIEVEKNLEARGAPGVFAAGDGAAFPTALPKAGVYAVRAGPVLADNLRRACRGEPLRDWRPPRRVLSLIGTGDGRAVAAYGPLGAGGRWAWRWKARIDGRFIARLNPGPIR
- a CDS encoding META domain-containing protein, with protein sequence MTPSVTKLSALARRWGAISLAASASLLAACSSTPPASAPEEPGGSAKPLAGEVIDQRWNLLLIGTHERLELPESAHFRIAPDGRVSGSDGCNRFTGEAELGDNQRISIEELATTRKACPRLEDARRVTEMLENAYRYLIDHDRLVFFGPDSGVIGGWRKAN
- a CDS encoding TIGR04283 family arsenosugar biosynthesis glycosyltransferase, translating into MADTAAPNPAHLSIVIPVLNEATTLAATLEALQPLRRRGAELVVVDGESRDASAALALPLADTVMTAAPGRGAQMNLGASAAGFDTLLFLHADTRLPEDAPRQIQRALETHRWGRFDVTLTHQPGVIAALINAGSRLTGVAAGAQALFMTRSAFAAAGGFPERPPREAIALSRQLKKQGRPACLKARVESSARP